The Verrucomicrobium spinosum DSM 4136 = JCM 18804 genome includes a region encoding these proteins:
- a CDS encoding glycosyltransferase family 2 protein, whose protein sequence is MDLTFVFPCLNEEKSLGECITKVRQSLEKAAGLRYEIVVADNGSTDRSREIATSLGARVVPVSRRGYGAALSGGIEAAEGKYVMFADADNTYLYEHALPLYEATSTAGADMGIASRIKGDIKPGAMPTLHRYLGTPVLTSLINLFFQGRLSDCNSGFRCLRKTSFQAWAVRSSGMEFASELLIKALKHRAQCVEIPSGLNPNPPDRVPHLRTWRDGMRHLLFIFSERPQMFEWLGLIAVVFATLLQILAVITGPVNFLGLNIFDLHSQALLLLAGLVGTQFYMYSCMCYLRSSDKPSGITRWLINMDEGTLFFLLSGVMLAIALVVLSVFVIWAGSSFAGLNLTHTLVAIVHFLSVPLLLCLGLLGLHTLKRYEQ, encoded by the coding sequence GTGGATCTGACGTTTGTTTTCCCCTGTCTCAACGAAGAAAAATCCCTGGGTGAGTGCATCACCAAGGTGCGCCAGTCGCTGGAAAAAGCGGCCGGGCTCCGCTATGAGATTGTCGTGGCCGACAACGGCAGCACCGACCGTTCACGGGAGATTGCCACCTCGTTGGGAGCCCGGGTCGTGCCGGTATCCAGGAGGGGCTATGGTGCCGCGCTCAGTGGCGGCATTGAGGCGGCTGAGGGAAAGTATGTGATGTTCGCTGATGCGGACAACACCTACCTTTACGAGCACGCGCTGCCTCTCTATGAGGCGACCTCCACCGCCGGGGCGGACATGGGCATCGCTTCCCGTATCAAGGGTGACATCAAGCCTGGAGCCATGCCCACGCTGCACCGCTATCTGGGCACCCCGGTGCTCACCTCCCTGATCAATCTTTTCTTCCAGGGGCGTCTCTCAGACTGCAACTCCGGGTTCCGCTGCCTGCGTAAAACCTCATTTCAGGCCTGGGCGGTGCGTTCTTCCGGCATGGAGTTCGCCTCTGAGTTGCTCATCAAGGCGCTCAAGCACCGGGCCCAATGCGTGGAGATCCCCTCCGGTCTGAACCCCAACCCGCCGGATCGCGTGCCTCATCTGCGCACCTGGCGGGACGGCATGCGTCACCTGCTCTTCATCTTCTCAGAGCGGCCCCAGATGTTTGAGTGGCTCGGCCTCATCGCTGTTGTCTTTGCCACCCTCTTGCAGATCCTTGCCGTCATCACTGGCCCTGTGAACTTCTTGGGGCTCAATATCTTTGACCTCCACAGCCAGGCTCTCCTGCTGCTGGCCGGGCTGGTGGGCACGCAGTTCTACATGTATTCCTGCATGTGCTACCTGCGCTCCAGTGATAAGCCGTCAGGCATCACGCGCTGGCTGATCAACATGGACGAGGGCACCCTTTTCTTCCTGCTCTCGGGAGTGATGCTGGCCATCGCCCTGGTGGTGCTTTCCGTCTTTGTCATCTGGGCAGGCTCCAGCTTTGCGGGGCTCAATCTTACCCACACCCTGGTGGCCATTGTCCACTTCCTCAGCGTGCCGCTCCTCTTGTGCCTTGGCCTGCTGGGCCTGCACACGCTCAAGCGGTACGAGCAGTGA